From a single Metopolophium dirhodum isolate CAU chromosome 6, ASM1992520v1, whole genome shotgun sequence genomic region:
- the LOC132946616 gene encoding piwi-like protein Ago3, which yields MSGRGFLKSRLAQIAIEEPHENPKPEEPSKLSALPIPYFTDIPKVPVGTISSQTLVNGHQQVARGRRAMLANIAQRTVSQKLSDTIQTTFSNIDLGDLKNNARPNISPDHKKAEVSKLLTPLKQPQTQIVDIPGEKEEKSPVICRVLKKSEKDNYHMAQLSSNYIRIKLEEDKGIYEYRVDFNPPIDAKSDRYFLVNQHRNLFPVKTFDGTLLYIPKMLPQNVTKLVGKLRDESEVKLTITFKGKNSLRECLNFYNVFLHSIMKNLGLVQFGRSCYDPNKKILIPEFKLEVWPGFMTAIDEFENGLYMCAEVSHRVLRVQTVYQIMTDIMMNVKNKNIDIKQEIMAALCGSTVITNYNRKTYRVDDVDFTMNPLSTFKKDGVEVTYKDYYKKTYEVEIKDLQQPMIITKAKKKNMLINNANDLDICCLVPELCNLTGLTDAMKEDFKLMKALHIHTLVTPEVRQNAIIEFVNRINAHEEASKKLKDWGLMMRPIPVKMEGPVYKRETILLGSNIRKQVGINMEWGMDVAKNAMFVAANMLNWVIMYNPREETTAKSFCKQLAVCCRPLGMEINPPKPIQVQGTNPEVFVSVINNTLKNNSEIQLVVIILPNQREDRYNAVKRICCSEIGIPSQVIVSRTLSKPDRLQSITQKIALQINCKLGGACWAIDIPLKNTMIVGIDVYHEKGKQLSSVVGFVASMDKTFTEWYSVAAMQRSTHQELMKSVQDAFHKVVSQFKAKNGLLPEKIIIYRDGVSDGDLKQVEEIELQDLIESFKCYPGNYNPMVTLIIVQKRINTRVFQYVDEIYSNPSPGTVIDNTVTRKNYFDFFLVSQHVRQGTVNPTHYIVLKNGCNLSVENVQRLSYKLCHLYYNWCGTVKVPAPVQYAHKLAYLIGQNVRRMPSDKLCNSLFFL from the exons ATGTCTGGAAGAGGTTTTTTAAAGAGCCGTTTGGCTCAGATCGCTATCGAGGAACCCCATGAAAATCCTAAACCTGAGGAGCCTTCAAAACTATCAGCACTACCTATACCATATTTTACTGATATACCAAAAGTCCCTGTGGGTACTATAAGTTCTCAAACCCTAGTTAATGGGCATCAACAAGTTGCTCGCGGAAGAagg GCTATGTTAGCTAATATTGCTCAAAGAACTGTTTCTCAAAAGTTGTCTGACACCATACAAACAACATTCTCAAACATCGATCTAggggatttaaaaaataacgc GCGTCCAAACATTAGTCCCGATCATAAAAAAGCAGAGGTATCTAAATTACTTACACCCCTAAAGCAGCCACAAACACAAATTGTTGATATTCCAGGAGAAAAGGAAGAAAAGTCTCCAGTTATATGTAGAGTGTTAAAAAAGTCTGAAAAAGATAATTACCACAT GGCTCAGTTATCATCAAattatataagaattaaatTGGAAGAAGATAAAGGAATATATGAATATAGAGTTGATTTCAATCCTCCGATTGATGCCAAATCTGATAGGTATTTTTTGGTGAATCAACACAGAAATTTATTCCCAGTAAAAACTTTTGATGGAACATTACTTTATATACCAAAAATGCTAccacaaaat GTAACCAAATTAGTGGGGAAATTAAGAGATGAATCTGaagtaaaattaacaataacatttaaGGGTAAAAATTCTCTGCgtgaatgtttaaatttttataacgtTTTTCTACACTCAATAATGAAGAATCTTGGTCTAGTACAATTTGGAAGAAGTTGTTATGATCCAAATAAAAAGATACTCATTCCTGAATTTAA ACTCGAAGTTTGGCCAGGTTTCATGACTGCGATTGACGAGTTTGAAAATGGTCTTTATATGTGTGCTGAAGTATCACACAGGGTTTTACGTGTACAAACGGTTTATCAAATAAT gaCAGATATCATGAtgaatgtgaaaaacaaaaatatagatattaagcAAGAAATAATGGCTGCATTATGTGGTTCTActgtaattacaaattataaccgTAAAACATACAGAGTTGATGATGTAGACTTTACAATGAATCCTTTATCAACTTTTAAAAAAGATGGTGTTGaa GTAACATAcaaagattattataaaaagacgTATGAAGTTGAAATCAAAGATCTTCAACAGCCCATGATTATtacaaaagcaaaaaaaaaaaatatgctcatAAACAATGCAAAC gATTTAGATATTTGTTGCTTAGTTCCTGAGCTTTGCAATTTAACAGGACTGACTGATGCAATGAAAGAAGACTTTAAATTGATGAAGGCTCTTCACATCCATACTTTGGTTACACCAGAAGTGCGACAAAATGCTATAATTGAATTTGTGAATcgtataaatg ctCATGAAGAAGCtagcaaaaaattaaaagattggGGGCTAATGATGCGTCCAATCCCAGTGAAAATGGAAGGTCCAGTTTATAAAAGAGAAACAATATTACTGGGAAGTAATATTAGAAAACAAGTTGGAATAAATATGGAGTGGGGAATGGATGTAGCAAAAAATGCAATGTTTGTTGct gcgAACATGTTAAATTGGGTAATTATGTATAATCCAAGAGAGGAAACAACAGCTAAATCATTTTGCAAACAATTGGCTGTATGCTGCCGTCCTCTTGGTATGGAAATTAATCCTCCAAAACCAATTCAAGTTCAGGGGACAAATCCAGAGGTTTTTGTTagtgttataaataatacattaaagaataattcagaaatacaattggttgttataatattaccaaatcAAAGAGAAGACCGTTATAATGCTGTGAAACGGATTTGTTGTTCAGAAATTGGAATTCCATCTCAA gtaattgTCTCAAGGACATTATCCAAGCCAGATCGATTACAATCAATTACTCAGAAGATTGctttacaaattaattgtaaattaggTGGTGCTTGTTGGGCCATCGACATTCCATTG aaaaatactaTGATAGTAGGAATTGATGTATACCATGAGAAAGGTAAACAACTGAGTAGTGTTGTTGGTTTTGTAGCTTCAATGGACAAGACATTTACTGAATGGTATTCAGTCGCTGCAATGCAAAGGAGTACCCATCAAGAACTTATGAAGTCTGTGCAAGACGCGTTCCATAAAGTGGTGTCTCAATTTAAAGCA AAAAATGGATTGTTgcctgaaaaaataattatatatagagaTGGAGTATCTGATGGAGATTTAAAACAGGTAGAAGAAATTGAACTTCAAGATTTAATAGAATCTTTCAAATGTTACCCAGGAAATTATAATCCTATGGTTACTTTAATAATTGTTCAGAAACGCATTAACACACGTGTTTTccag TATGTAGATGAAATATATTCAAATCCAAGTCCTGGAACTGTTATTGATAATACTGTaaccagaaaaaattatttcgattttttcTTGGTCTCTCAACATGTTCGTCAG GGTACTGTTAATCCAACTCATTACATTGTACTGAAAAATGGATGTAATTTAAGTGTTGAAAATGTCCAAAGATTATCCTACAAGTTGTGTCACTTGTATTATAATTGGTGTGGTACAGTAAAAGTTCCTGCTCCTGTTCAa taTGCACATAAACTTGCATACCTTATAGGGCAAAATGTTAGACGAATGCCAAGTGATAAATTATGCAACTCTCTATTTTTCCTGTAA